A single genomic interval of Alistipes sp. ZOR0009 harbors:
- a CDS encoding sialidase family protein, with protein MRFVFFVFFVFVGFLETLAQHPVAVYGHYPIFKDKDQNPIVRINIPVTASDNLESLNIDLKGAGSLIKSLRIYSTGASNSFNDSMLVADVEPSSDHLIVKMGKMLNMGDNNYWVSARLSKEAKLLDRIAIGITSVVLSKGGLISLNKPVESPFRVGITLRKKGDDNIHTYRIPGLAATAKGTLIAVYDNRYTGSGDLQGDIDVGMSRSTDGGETWEPMRVIMDMGESGGLPQNQNGIGDPAILVDKESNTIWVAAVWAHAHPNKANWWASSPGMLPNETSQLILVKSTDDGKTWSKPINITPQVKDSSWQLLLQGPGAGIMLKDGTLVFAAQFKKDIGVPAIDGGKYTCHSTILYSKDKGQTWAIGTGAKSNTTEAQVVELADGSLMLNMRDDRNRKEKGANNGRAVAITTDLGKTWRVHSSSNGALPEPNCMASIIRVDCKIDGKKKPVLFFSNPNSKNNRSNMSIQTSFDEGATWSEKRKLLYNANDCYGYSCLTQIDSNTIGVLYEGAGDLYFQKFKIKEFVENK; from the coding sequence ATGAGGTTTGTATTCTTTGTTTTTTTTGTATTTGTAGGTTTTCTAGAGACGTTGGCACAGCATCCAGTTGCTGTTTATGGCCACTATCCTATTTTTAAAGATAAAGACCAAAATCCGATAGTACGAATCAACATTCCTGTAACTGCTTCTGATAACTTGGAGTCTTTAAATATTGATCTGAAAGGGGCTGGATCTCTCATCAAATCGCTGAGGATATATTCTACAGGTGCTTCTAATTCATTTAATGACTCCATGCTTGTTGCTGATGTTGAGCCCTCGTCTGATCATCTTATTGTGAAGATGGGAAAAATGTTAAATATGGGCGATAATAACTATTGGGTTTCTGCAAGACTTTCTAAAGAAGCAAAGTTGTTGGATCGGATTGCGATAGGCATCACCTCTGTAGTATTGAGTAAAGGTGGGCTTATTTCGCTGAATAAGCCAGTGGAGAGTCCTTTTAGAGTAGGAATAACCCTGCGAAAGAAAGGTGACGATAATATCCACACTTACCGAATTCCTGGACTTGCCGCTACTGCAAAAGGAACTTTAATTGCTGTTTATGACAACCGCTATACCGGAAGTGGAGATCTTCAGGGTGATATTGATGTCGGAATGAGCCGAAGTACTGATGGAGGGGAAACGTGGGAACCTATGAGAGTTATTATGGATATGGGAGAGTCTGGCGGACTACCTCAAAATCAAAATGGAATAGGCGATCCTGCTATTCTGGTTGATAAAGAGAGCAATACCATTTGGGTTGCAGCAGTATGGGCTCATGCTCATCCTAATAAGGCAAATTGGTGGGCTTCAAGCCCAGGAATGCTTCCCAACGAAACCTCCCAGCTAATTCTTGTAAAAAGTACTGACGATGGTAAAACATGGTCAAAGCCAATAAATATAACACCTCAGGTTAAAGACTCTTCGTGGCAGCTTTTGCTGCAGGGGCCAGGTGCTGGCATAATGCTAAAAGATGGAACGTTGGTTTTTGCAGCTCAGTTTAAGAAGGATATTGGAGTGCCTGCCATAGATGGAGGAAAGTATACCTGCCATTCGACTATTTTATATAGCAAAGATAAGGGGCAAACGTGGGCCATTGGGACTGGCGCAAAGTCAAATACGACGGAGGCTCAGGTTGTCGAGTTAGCCGATGGCTCTTTAATGCTTAATATGCGTGACGATAGAAATCGAAAGGAGAAGGGGGCTAACAATGGGAGAGCCGTTGCGATTACCACCGATTTGGGTAAAACATGGAGAGTGCATTCTTCGTCTAATGGAGCGTTGCCTGAACCTAACTGTATGGCTAGTATTATTCGGGTTGATTGTAAGATTGATGGTAAAAAGAAGCCTGTATTATTTTTCTCGAATCCCAATAGTAAAAATAACCGCTCAAATATGTCTATCCAAACAAGCTTTGATGAAGGTGCAACATGGTCCGAAAAAAGAAAGCTTCTTTACAACGCAAATGATTGTTATGGCTACTCTTGTTTGACTCAGATTGATTCTAATACTATAGGGGTGTTGTACGAAGGTGCAGGAGATCTCTACTTTCAAAAGTTTAAAATAAAGGAGTTTGTTGAAAATAAGTAA
- a CDS encoding glycoside hydrolase family 3 protein, with amino-acid sequence MRFLTISILGLICAISANAQPYKDPKQPIEKRVADLLARMTPEEKFWQLFMIPGDLSVDKDRYKTGIFGFQISTVGQTGNAAGQMLSYSAGASAAETAEMVNSMQRFFLKESRLGIPIIPFDEALHGLVRQGATAFPQSIGLAATWDTTLMHRVSKAIAKECYTRGLRQILSPVVNIASDVRWGRTEETYGEDPLLASMMGVAYVSELEKMGIISTPKHFLANVGDGGRDSYPIHFNERLLREIYLPPFEACFKEGGSRSVMTAYNSLDGSPSTGNSWLLNEYLKKELNFKGFTISDAGATGGANVLHFTAKDYPDATAKSITNGLDVIFQTNHDHYKLFCPPFYNGEIKQNIIDTAVARVLRLKFELGLFENPYVDPQEARIWNGHKTHRNLALEAAQKSIVLLKNEKNILPLRKNIKSIAVVGPDADEARLGGYSGPGINKVSILDGIKNKLGSTAIIRHSKGCTRENIQYKTIPAEALSCIIDGKKQNGLQGEYYNNVTLTGKPAFTRLDPQIQFQWTLFSPDPNILPYDFYSVKWTGTLKSPSSGKYKIGIDGNDGYRLYIDNKLIIDNWKKLSKQIVTTDFIFEKGKEYAIRIEFYEPTGNAFFNLVWNEGVSNNESTEIDKAVKLASQSDAAIVVVGITEGEFLDRAYLNLPGRQEELINKIAATGKPTIVVLVGGSAITMNSWLHNVPSILDVWYPGEQGGDAVADVLFGDYNPAGRLPITFPIFEGQLPLVYNHKPTGRGDDYNNLTGQPLFPFGYGLSYTSFEYSDLKFSHNNIASNDSTYISLTVKNTGKIKGDEVVQLYIRDELASVARPITELKAFTRISLNAGESKKVVFKVTPEMLSMLDINLKKVVEPGDFRIMVGASSKDIRLRDILTVK; translated from the coding sequence ATGAGATTTTTAACCATTTCTATTTTGGGACTTATTTGTGCAATATCAGCAAATGCACAACCATACAAAGATCCCAAGCAGCCTATAGAGAAGAGGGTAGCAGACCTTCTTGCGCGCATGACCCCAGAGGAAAAGTTTTGGCAACTTTTTATGATTCCTGGCGATCTGAGCGTTGACAAAGATCGTTATAAAACTGGAATTTTTGGATTTCAAATAAGTACCGTCGGACAAACAGGCAACGCTGCTGGGCAAATGCTAAGCTACAGCGCAGGAGCCTCTGCTGCTGAAACCGCCGAAATGGTAAATAGCATGCAGCGTTTCTTTCTTAAGGAAAGCCGACTAGGAATTCCTATAATTCCTTTTGACGAGGCACTTCATGGTCTTGTGAGACAAGGTGCAACGGCATTTCCACAATCAATTGGGCTTGCGGCTACATGGGATACGACTTTAATGCACCGTGTTTCGAAAGCCATAGCCAAAGAATGCTACACCCGAGGGTTAAGACAAATATTATCACCGGTTGTCAATATTGCCAGCGATGTGCGCTGGGGCCGGACAGAAGAGACTTACGGAGAAGACCCTTTGCTCGCATCCATGATGGGCGTAGCATACGTATCCGAATTAGAAAAAATGGGGATAATCTCCACTCCAAAACATTTTCTGGCCAATGTTGGTGATGGCGGAAGGGACAGCTATCCAATACATTTCAACGAGCGACTACTTCGCGAAATCTACCTACCTCCATTTGAAGCATGCTTTAAAGAAGGCGGATCTCGATCGGTAATGACAGCCTACAACTCTCTCGATGGAAGTCCAAGCACTGGAAACAGCTGGCTTTTGAACGAATATCTAAAAAAAGAACTCAACTTCAAAGGCTTTACCATTTCGGATGCTGGTGCAACAGGTGGTGCTAACGTACTTCATTTCACGGCAAAAGATTATCCCGACGCAACAGCTAAATCAATAACAAATGGATTGGACGTTATCTTCCAAACAAATCACGATCATTATAAGCTGTTCTGCCCACCTTTTTATAATGGGGAAATAAAGCAGAATATCATAGATACAGCCGTAGCCCGCGTACTGCGCTTAAAGTTTGAACTCGGACTGTTCGAAAATCCTTACGTAGATCCGCAAGAAGCTAGGATATGGAATGGACACAAAACACACCGCAACTTGGCCCTTGAAGCGGCTCAAAAATCAATCGTACTCCTCAAAAATGAAAAAAACATTCTACCCTTACGCAAAAATATTAAGTCGATAGCAGTTGTTGGACCAGATGCTGATGAAGCACGACTAGGAGGCTACAGTGGTCCAGGAATCAATAAAGTGAGCATACTAGATGGCATTAAAAATAAGTTGGGATCAACAGCAATAATTCGCCACTCCAAAGGCTGCACTCGTGAGAATATCCAATACAAAACAATTCCAGCAGAGGCTCTCTCGTGCATTATTGATGGGAAAAAGCAGAATGGCCTTCAAGGGGAATATTATAACAATGTTACACTAACAGGAAAGCCTGCATTTACGCGCCTTGATCCTCAAATACAGTTCCAATGGACGCTATTTTCGCCAGACCCTAATATTCTACCATACGACTTTTACTCGGTTAAATGGACAGGAACCCTAAAGTCTCCATCATCTGGCAAGTATAAAATAGGAATAGACGGCAACGACGGTTATCGACTATATATTGATAACAAACTAATTATCGACAACTGGAAGAAGTTATCGAAGCAAATAGTTACCACTGATTTTATTTTTGAAAAAGGAAAAGAATACGCTATTCGAATTGAATTTTACGAGCCCACTGGAAATGCCTTTTTCAACTTGGTATGGAATGAAGGTGTAAGCAACAACGAAAGCACAGAAATAGATAAAGCCGTAAAACTTGCATCCCAAAGTGACGCTGCCATTGTGGTTGTTGGAATTACCGAAGGAGAATTCCTCGATAGAGCCTACCTAAATCTTCCTGGTCGCCAAGAGGAGCTGATAAATAAAATTGCAGCCACCGGAAAACCCACTATCGTAGTGTTAGTTGGAGGCAGCGCAATCACCATGAATAGCTGGCTCCATAATGTGCCTTCAATTTTAGACGTATGGTATCCTGGAGAACAAGGCGGAGATGCTGTTGCAGACGTTCTTTTTGGTGATTACAACCCAGCAGGAAGACTTCCTATCACGTTTCCAATATTCGAAGGGCAGCTCCCCCTTGTCTACAACCACAAGCCAACAGGTCGTGGCGATGACTATAACAACCTGACAGGACAACCGTTATTCCCATTTGGATATGGGCTAAGCTATACATCTTTTGAATACAGCGACTTAAAATTTAGCCATAACAATATTGCAAGTAATGATTCGACCTACATTTCATTAACCGTGAAAAACACCGGAAAAATAAAAGGAGATGAAGTTGTTCAACTCTATATTAGAGATGAACTTGCATCGGTAGCACGTCCAATTACTGAACTTAAAGCGTTTACCCGCATCAGCCTTAACGCGGGAGAATCTAAAAAGGTAGTCTTTAAAGTCACCCCCGAAATGTTATCGATGCTAGACATTAATTTAAAAAAGGTAGTAGAACCTGGCGATTTTAGAATTATGGTTGGAGCATCATCAAAAGACATTAGACTAAGAGACATATTAACCGTGAAATAA
- a CDS encoding pentapeptide repeat-containing protein, protein MIYDDQTFIGIDFSTKGIDGIEYNGCRFENCNFTNLQLRGVELIDCEMVQCNLSQVKLPKAGLKNVSFTGCKLLGVDFSLASDFLFAATFDECNLDYAIFIKKSMKGFLFRKSSLKAAIFESCTLSNAVFDNCDLTGTTFIQNNLQQADFRTASGYIIDINQNKIKGGKFSYPGIIGLLDSYQIDID, encoded by the coding sequence CGATTTTTCTACGAAAGGCATAGATGGCATTGAATACAACGGGTGTCGTTTCGAGAATTGTAATTTTACAAATCTGCAGCTAAGGGGCGTAGAGCTTATTGATTGCGAGATGGTGCAATGCAACCTTTCACAAGTTAAACTTCCGAAAGCAGGACTTAAAAATGTATCATTTACAGGATGTAAGCTGTTGGGTGTCGATTTTTCGCTAGCTAGCGACTTTCTTTTTGCGGCCACATTTGACGAATGCAACCTTGATTACGCCATTTTTATAAAAAAGAGCATGAAGGGATTTCTCTTTCGCAAATCCTCCTTAAAAGCTGCAATTTTTGAAAGTTGCACCCTATCTAATGCGGTATTTGACAATTGCGATCTGACAGGAACAACCTTTATACAAAACAACCTTCAACAAGCCGACTTTCGTACAGCCTCTGGTTATATTATAGATATCAATCAAAATAAAATCAAAGGCGGAAAGTTCTCCTATCCTGGAATCATCGGATTGTTAGACAGCTATCAAATTGATATAGACTAA